GATTTCTCTTATTATAACGCTTGGTATTGCGACATTGGTGAACCGAACATGGAAGCCTATTTATCAGGTTAGTGCTCAAATTTTATTAGGTTCAGGACAACCTTCGTCCAACTCACAAACAGTGATGCAAGGATTTAATTTAAACAGAGCCTACAATAACATTGACAATCAGATGATTATATTCACATCAAATGAATTAATACAAAAAACATTAGCAAAACTCAATTTTACAGTCGATTATTATACTCAAGGACGATTTAAGGTAAATGATTTATATGGTTATGCTCCAATTAATATTATATACGATCAAATTGCAGATAATGTTTATGGCTTACAGTTTGATTTTCATGATATAGATGGAGTATCTTACAGAATTACACATGAAAAAGATAACCAATTAGGCTATATTGAGCTTACTGGTAAGTATGGTGAATTACTAAAAACGCCATATTTTACTATTGTAGTAAATAAAACAGGTAATTTTTATGATCACTCATTTCTGCATTTTGCCTTTCTATCAAACGATTATCTTGCAGATTATTTTTCTTCCAGGATTTCATTAAACTTTGTTACCACAAATTCGACTGTATTATCTGTCTCCATGACAGGGGCAGTCTATCAACGCGATATTGATTTTTTAAATGCCTTGTGTGACCAGTTTTTGATAGACAATCTACAGAGAAAAAATGAAGAAGCAAACCGTACCATTACCTTTATAGATAGTCAGTTAAGTCAAATATCTGATTCTTTACACCATTCTGAGGATCAATTGCAGAATTATCGCAAAACCACTCAGGTATTTGATGTTACAAATTATACATCTTCATTAATGGGGCATATTACAACGAGTGAAGATCAGCAATTGGAATTACAGTTAAAAGAGTCATATCTTCAGTATCTTGAAAGTTACATTAAACGCAACCTGAACAAAAACCAAATCATGACTCCGTCGAGTTTAGGTGTCGTTGACCCTGTTTTAGTAGAATTATTAAATCAGTTTAATACGGCTCAAATTAATCTTAGTCAAACATCTCCGCAAAATCCATTTTATCAGAAATATTCAGAAGAACTCCAACGTATCCGTCTCGCGTTGGACGATGCCTTGAAAAATGTGCAGACTGCATTTAATATAGAAAAAGAAGATTTGAAAAAGCAATCACAAAATGCAGCTTCACGTTTGGAATCTCTTCCTGAGATTGAGAACCGCATGAACAGCTTCCAAAGAAAGTATGCCATGAATGATACGTATTATACTTATTTGTTACAGAAACGTGCAGAAGCAGAAATTCAACAAGCATCAAATGTACCAGATAACTCCATATTGGAGCGAGCAAGAATGATTTCTG
The sequence above is drawn from the Microbacter margulisiae genome and encodes:
- a CDS encoding GumC family protein yields the protein METPTTPPYQPPIASSNFQNMDDNEESSFDIMEWIFKILHHWYLFVISLIITLGIATLVNRTWKPIYQVSAQILLGSGQPSSNSQTVMQGFNLNRAYNNIDNQMIIFTSNELIQKTLAKLNFTVDYYTQGRFKVNDLYGYAPINIIYDQIADNVYGLQFDFHDIDGVSYRITHEKDNQLGYIELTGKYGELLKTPYFTIVVNKTGNFYDHSFLHFAFLSNDYLADYFSSRISLNFVTTNSTVLSVSMTGAVYQRDIDFLNALCDQFLIDNLQRKNEEANRTITFIDSQLSQISDSLHHSEDQLQNYRKTTQVFDVTNYTSSLMGHITTSEDQQLELQLKESYLQYLESYIKRNLNKNQIMTPSSLGVVDPVLVELLNQFNTAQINLSQTSPQNPFYQKYSEELQRIRLALDDALKNVQTAFNIEKEDLKKQSQNAASRLESLPEIENRMNSFQRKYAMNDTYYTYLLQKRAEAEIQQASNVPDNSILERARMISVTNSSEKSHTRMMALILGLLLPFLIIILKEFLKVKILDKRDIEKITKYPYLGNIPHVVHNEGICVLHHPKSSVAESYRIIRTRINFVAQKNDTACIVVTSTESGDGKSHFSLNYASICAMSHEKTILVGLDLRKPSLASFLGLENKIGVTNVLLGEVSLEDAIIHPVDNHFNFDLLLAGSVPPNPGELIRSHKLVDIIKHLKETYQYVILDTSPVGIVSDAYPLMTLTDAVIYVVRSKKTNKKFFKTVIRQLKTDGITHIGLVLNDLDTSKSGYGYHDGYHRYGYGYYGKRIAGQEYNKDYYYDE